The Toxorhynchites rutilus septentrionalis strain SRP chromosome 3, ASM2978413v1, whole genome shotgun sequence genome includes a region encoding these proteins:
- the LOC129775122 gene encoding uncharacterized protein K02A2.6-like, whose product MSWLWSGKKWKRGFEYYLEANKIVGQREKRSQLLFLGGADVQEIFESLPGIHDVPHVAVDPPFYDVAIQKLDAHFQSIKRRTYERHVFRQIAQQIGERFSDFVMKLRMQANRCDFDQDGGSIRDSMIIDQIAEKCLSAALRKKILEKDRSLSEVVAIGKTIEDVELQCKELSSVNKHELEVVNKINTEYYNPWRQTPYRGQPGSSLLPRSDLRQQNFRVQRLPYRPNNRFCSSQIPIQGQTGQFQYRENHNLRKIHQFEDNRLCFGCGHRGHAKGSEKCRAKEIQCLKCGILGHFAKWCTKRLANESGEAIPAKRIKAIYAEGEQCSTKSTANEICYVMGQNIFQFKVGGVPISMAIDSGAAANLIDLATWTHLHASRAKVRFNSRVDRSFKAYGSDKPLKLAGKFTAEIEAGGNIMEAIFYVVEDGKQCLLGDETAKKLNVLKIGFDIGKIQSTTFPKMKGILIEIPIDLNVKPVQQPYRRVPFALEDKIGEKLRYLLEQDIIELVDRPSVWVSLIVPVVKDSGEVRLCVDMRRANNAVLREIHPLPIIEELFSGIDGATRFSKLDIQEAYHQVEIAERSREITTFVMKQGLFRYKRLMFGISCAPEIFQKVMESIVAGLDGVIVYLDDIMVVGRSQEEHDRRLKNLLERFEQYNILLNQKKCIFNVTRLEFLGHELSENGIRPTESKIEAIKSFREPRNVPELRSFLGLITYIGRFIPHLADKTEALRDLLRTGNIFKWTDEQQEAFNRIKLVVCQTDFLGYFSPKDLCIVIADASPTGIGAVLLQQNSSLETRIITFASKALTDVEKKYFQTEKEALALVWAVDKFHLYLLGKRFRLVKDCKPLQFLFKERTKPNARIERWVLRLQAYSFDIVYEPGVKNLADAISRLSIAKPIDFDVAGDACIYQVARMSVPEAITLGKVEAETLRDNTLQQVITSLNTGIWNDTTKTFKAFETELCQVGNLLLRGDRLVLPELLRHQTLEIAHESHPGMVVMKRRLRQKVWWPRMDSEIESFVRKCKACTLVSAPDQRTEMPLHPWTHIAADFLGPLPSGHNLLVLIDYHSRFTEIIIMKQITATLTVRALHETFCRFGMPESLKTDNGPQFISAELHQFCNQFGIEHRRTTPYWPQANGEVERINRSIGKRLKISQETEGSDWEWDLKMFVLMHNSTPHSTTEVAPSALMFGRILRDKLPGLMIKKGDTIEEYK is encoded by the exons ATGAGCTGGCTTTGGAGTGGAAAAAAGTGGAAGAGAGGGTTTGAATATTACCTGGAAGCGAACAAAATTGTGGGACAGAGAGAAAAACGGAGCCAATTACTGTTTTTGGGAGGTGCAGACGTGCAAGAGATTTTCGAGAGTTTACCTGGTATTCACGACGTTCCTCATGTAGCCGTGGACCCACCATTTTACGACGTAGCAATACAGAAACTCGATGCTCATTTTCAATCGATAAAACGACGGACATACGAACGGCATGTTTTTCGTCAAATCGCCCAACAGATAGGCGAACGCTTCAGCGATTTTGTAATGAAGTTGCGTATGCAGGCGAATCGGTGTGATTTCGATCAGGACGGAGGATCCATTCGCGACAGCATGATAATAGATCAGATTGCAGAGAAATGTCTTTCAGCTGCACTTCGGAAAAAGATCTTGGAGAAGGATCGGTCGTTAAGCGAAGTTGTGGCTATAGGGAAGACAATAGAGGATGTCGAACTACAGTGCAAGGAGCTATCCTCAGTGAACAAACACGAACTTGAAGTTGTTAACAAAATCAACACTGAATATTATAATCCGTGGAGACAGACCCCATACCGTGGTCAACCGGGCTCGTCTTTACTTCCCCGATCCGATCTGCGACAACAAAACTTCCGTGTTCAACGACTACCCTACCGGCCAAACAACAGATTCTGTTCGAGTCAGATTCCCATCCAAGGTCAAACTGGACAGTTTCAGTATCGTGAAAACCATAACCTTCGGAAAATACATCAGTTCGAGGACAACAGACTCTGTTTCGGATGCGGTCATCGAGGACATGCCAAAGGCAGTGAGAAGTGTCGTGCCAAGGAGATACAATGCCTGAAGTGCGGAATACTGGGGCATTTTGCCAAATGGTGCACAAAACGATTGGCCAATGAATCTGGTGAAGCCATTCCAGCGAAGAGAATCAAAGCTATCTACGCCGAAGGAGAACAGTGCAGCACGAAAAGCACAGCAAATGAGATCTGTTACGTAATGGGACAGAACATTTTTCAGTTCAAAGTTGGTGGAGTTCCCATATCCATGGCAATTGACTCCGGAGCCGCTGCCAATTTGATAGATCTTGCCACATGGACACATCTCCATGCTTCGCGAGCTAAAGTTCGTTTTAACTCTCGTGTAGATCGGTCTTTTAAGGCATATGGATCAGATAAACCACTGAAACTGGCAGGAAAGTTTACCGCAGAAATCGAAGCTGGAGGAAATATCATGGAAGCGATCTTCTATGTTGTAGAAGACGGTAAGCAATGTCTCTTAGGAGATGAAACGGCGAAAAAACTGAATGTCCTCAAAATTGGTTTCGACATCGGAAAAATTCAATCAACTACTTTCCCTAAGATGAAAGGTATTCTGATAGAGATTCCAATAGACCTCAATGTAAAGCCTGTACAGCAACCATATCGCCGAGTACCTTTTGCCCTCGAAGACAAAATTGGGGAGAAACTACGTTATTTGTTGGAACAGGACATCATAGAACTAGTTGATCGACCTTCGGTTTGGGTTTCACTGATTGTTCCGGTAGTTAAGGATTCGGGAGAAGTTCGATTGTGTGTCGACATGAGGCGCGCCAACAATGCCGTTCTGAGAGAAATTCATCCACTTCCCATCATAGAAGAACTGTTCAGCGGAATAGATGGGGCGACTCGGTTTTCCAAATTGGATATTCAAGAAGCTTACCATCAAGTTGAAATTGCCGAAAGATCCAGAGAGATAACAACATTCGTAATGAAACAAGGACTTTTCAG ATATAAACGTTTGATGTTCGGGATAAGCTGCGCTCCAGAGATCTTCCAGAAGGTTATGGAGTCTATCGTTGCTGGTCTCGATggagtgatagtatatttagaCGACATAATGGTTGTTGGACGCTCTCAAGAAGAACATGACCGGAGACTGAAAAATTTACTCGAACGGTTCGAACAGTATAACATTCTCCTTAATCAAAAGAAATGTATCTTTAACGTAACACGATTGGAGTTCTTGGGGCATGAATTGTCCGAAAATGGTATTCGTCCTACTGAAAGTAAAATCGAAGCTATCAAAAGTTTCAGAGAACCTAGAAATGTTCCAGAACTCCGTAGCTTTCTTGGTCTGATTACATATATTGGTCGATTCATACCACATCTGGCCGACAAAACAGAAGCCTTAAGAGATCTTTTACGAACAGGAAATATTTTCAAGTGGACAGATGAACAACAAGAAGCGTTTAATAGAATTAAATTGGTTGTTTGTCAAACTGATTTTCTCGGCTACTTCAGTCCCAAAGACTTGTGTATAGTAATAGCCGACGCTAGCCCTACGGGAATCGGAGCGGTCCTTTTACAGCAAAATAGCTCACTTGAAACAAGAATCATCACATTTGCTAGCAAAGCCCTTACCGATGTAGAGAAAAAGTACTTTCAAACTGAAAAAGAAGCTCTGGCGCTAGTTTGGGCCGTCGACAAGTTCCATTTGTACCTTCTTGGTAAACGTTTCAGGCTAGTAAAGGATTGTAAACCATTGCAGTTTTTATTCAAGGAGCGCACTAAACCAAACGCAAGAATAGAGAGATGGGTATTGAGACTCCAAGCTTACAGTTTTGACATTGTATACGAGCCAGGGGTTAAAAACTTAGCAGACGCAATATCGAGACTATCCATCGCTAAACCAATCGATTTTGATGTTGCTGGTGATGCTTGCATATACCAAGTGGCACGAATGAGTGTGCCAGAAGCAATCACTCTAGGAAAGGTTGAAGCAGAAACGCTGAGGGATAATACGTTACAACAAGTAATTACTAGTTTGAACACTGGAATATGGAATGACACAACTAAAACATTCAAAGCATTTGAAACGGAACTTTGTCAAGTAGGAAATTTGTTATTGCGAGGTGATAGACTTGTACTACCAGAGTTGTTACGTCATCAGACGCTTGAAATAGCTCATGAATCGCACCCTGGAATGGTAGTGATGAAGAGGAGACTACGACAAAAAGTTTGGTGGCCACGGATGGATTCTGAAATTGAATCTTTTGTAAGAAAATGTAAAGCTTGCACTCTCGTGTCAGCTCCTGATCAGCGTACTGAGATGCCCCTACATCCTTGGACCCACATTGCAGCAGACTTTCTCGGACCATTGCCAAGCGGTCACAATTTGCTCGTTCTCATAGACTATCACAGTCGGTTCACCGAAATCATAATCATGAAACAGATTACGGCCACGTTGACTGTAAGAGCATTACATGAAACGTTTTGTCGTTTCGGGATGCCGGAATCATTAAAAACGGATAATGGCCCTCAATTCATCAGCGCAGAGCTACATCAATTCTGCAATCAGTTCGGAATAGAACATAGAAGGACAACTCCCTACTGGCCCCAGGCAAATGGGGAAGTTGAGCGCATCAATCGATCAATAGGCAAAAGGCTTAAGATAAGCCAAGAAACAGAAGGATCAGACTGGGAATGGGACTTGAAAATGTTCGTTCTGATGCATAACTCTACTCCACATTCAACTACTGAGGTTGCACCATCGGCCTTAATGTTCGGGCGGATATTGCGAGACAAACTTCCAGGATTGATGATAAAAAAAGGAGATACGATTGAGGagtataaataa
- the LOC129775123 gene encoding hrp65 protein-like, whose amino-acid sequence MEVAKPELNGSPLPQRPPIQPNEGMPQQDGGTPMIQGSGDGEPNQPGGFNKQNQNQRQNNRNNNGNNQNRNRGNRFANRDNNQQRGGGGGGGGGGFGGFNRQNNQDGNNDGNNQQYQQRQGGQGNRGGNRRSQGGDGDQSFDRRRSGPGEQYFIQEKLRMLQGPILDIPPIEIEENKFSGRNRLYIGNLTNDVTEDELTELFKPFGDISEIFMNKEKNYAFVRVDYFGNAEKAKRDLEGTLRKGRPLRVRFAPNATAIRVKNLTAFVSNELLYKAFEVFGPLERASVQVDERGKSTGEGIVEFKNKPGAMAALRYCNEKCYFLCSSLRPCIVEPYTHQDDADGLPEKSLNKRIPDFMKSRQMGPRFAEPGSFEHEYGQRWKQMNELFKQRAEALKREMVMEEEKLEAQMELARYEHETEQLREQLRMREQGRDRQKAEWEMKERQAQESLMRNVPDLQNNQALNNSQDNNEGRRPFDNMNKSATEGGNNMGMEVRDYEHGQNRPPRFNDEEGQQLPNQQGGGGNNGPQQQRQGNAFGGGGGGNNRNWMNNNNDRRQSDDFQSKRRRF is encoded by the exons ATGGAAGTGGCTAAACCAGAACTAAATGGTTCACCGCTGCCCCAGCGTCCGCCGATTCAACCGAATGAGGGCATGCCGCAGCAAGACGGTGGTACTCCTATGATTCAGGGTTCTGGAGATGGTGAGCCAAACCAACCAGGAGGattcaataaacaaaatcaGAATCAAAGGCAAAATAATCGCAACAATAACGGTAATAATCAGAATAGGAACCGGGGAAACCGGTTCGCAAATCGTGATAATAACCAACAGAGaggtggcggcggcggcggtggtGGTGGCGGTTTTGGTGGTTTCAATCGTCAGAATAATCAGGATGGTAATAATGACGGAAATAATCAGCAGTACCAGCAACGCCAAGGTGGCCAAGGCAATCGCGGAGGAAACCGAAGGAGCCAAGGTGGCGAT GGAGATCAAAGTTTTGATCGACGCCGGAGCGGTCCTGGAGAACAATACTTCATCCAGGAAAAGTTACGTATGCTGCAAGGTCCTATTCTTGACATACCGCCAATTGAAATAGAGGAAAATAAATTCTCCGGACGCAACAGGCTTTACATCGGTAATTTGACTAATGATGTGACCGAGGATGAGCTGACTGAATTGTTCAAACCGTTCGGTGATATCAGTGAAATCTTCATGAATAAGGAGAAAAATTATGCGTTCGTGCGAGTGGATTATTTCGGCAATGCTGAGAAAGCGAAGCGAGATTTGGAGGGCACCTTGCGGAAAGGTCGTCCTTTGAGAGTACGTTTTGCTCCGAATGCTACCGCAATACGAGTGAAGAACCTAACAGCATTCGTCAGTAATGAATTACTGTATAAGGCATTCGAAGTTTTCGGCCCATTAGAGCGTGCATCGGTACAGGTAGATGAACGTGGCAAATCCACCGGTGAGGGTATTGTGGAATTCAAGAACAAACCTGGTGCAATGGCAGCATTGAGATACTGTAATGAAAAATGCTATTTCTTGTGTTCATCATTGCGTCCGTGCATTGTAGAACCGTACACTCATCAGGATGACGCTGATGGTTTGCCTGAGAAATCTCTTAACAAGAgaattccagattttatgaaGTCTAGGCAG ATGGGTCCTCGTTTTGCTGAACCCGGATCGTTCGAGCATGAGTATGGTCAACGTTGGAAGCAAATGAATGAGCTGTTCAAACAAAGGGCCGAAGCTCTAAAACGCGAGATGGTCATGGAAGAGGAAAAGCTAGAAGCACAGATGGAACTTGCTCGTTATGAACATGAGACTGAACAACTTCGTGAAC AACTGCGAATGCGAGAGCAGGGCCGCGACCGTCAGAAGGCTGAGTGGGAAATGAAAGAACGCCAAGCACAGGAGTCTCTAATGCGTAATGTTCCCGATTTACAGAAT AATCAGGCATTAAATAATTCCCAGGATAACAACGAAGGCCGCCGACCGTTTGACAATATGAACAAGAGTGCAACCGAAGGTGGTAATAACATGGGAATG GAAGTTCGTGATTATGAGCATGGTCAAAACAGACCACCACGCTTTAATGATGAAGAAGGCCAGCAACTGCCTAACCAGCAAGGAGGAGGTGGCAATAATGGACCCCAGCAACAGCGTCAGGGCAATGCATTTGGAGGTGGAGGCGGCGGAAACAATCGCAACTGGATGAATAACAATAATGATCGTCGTCAAAGTGATGACTTCCAGAGTAAGCGCAGACGGTTCTAA